Genomic window ([Empedobacter] haloabium):
GTGAGAAATCACACACTTAGGGTAGTGTTCGAAAGAACGCATACAAAAACTCATCAAACACAGTAGTAAATGCTTGAACCGATAGCCGTCAAGGTTATAGGGACAAGTGAATAAGTGCACATGGCGGATGCCTTGGCGATTACAGGCGATGAAGGACGTAGTAGTCTGCGATAAGCTACGGGGAGCTGACAAACGAGCTTTGATCCGTAGATTTCCGAATGGGGAAACCCACCCTTTTAGGGTATCACTCACTGAATACATAGGTGTGTGAGGCGAACGCGGCGAACTGAAACATCTAAGTAGCTGCAGGAAAATAAATCAACCGAGATTCCCAAAGTAGTGGCGAGCGAAATGGGAAGAGCCTGTACGTGATAGTCGGACTGATAGTGGAAGCCTCTGGAAATAGGCGCCATAGCGGGTGATAGCCCCGTACACGAAATCAGACCGGTGGTACTAAGCGTACGACAAGTAGGGCGGGACACGAGAAATCCTGTCTGAAGATGGGGGGACCATCCTCCAAGGCTAAATACTCGTAATCGACCGATAGTGAACCAGTACCGTGAGGGAAAGGCGAAAAGAACCCCGGGAGGGGAGTGAAATAGATCCTGAAACCGTGTGCATACAAACAGTCGGAGCGGACTTGTTCCGTGACGGCGTACCTTTTGTATAATGGGTCAGCGACTTACATTCAGTAGCGAGGTTAACCATATAGGGGAGCCGTAGAGAAATCGAGTCCGAACAGGGCGTTAGTTGCTGGGTGTAGACCCGAAACCAAGTGATCTACCCATGGCCAGGTTGAAGGTGCGGTAACACGCACTGGAGGACCGAACCCACTAATGTTGAAAAATTAGGGGATGAGCTGTGGGTAGGGGTGAAAGGCTAAACAAACTTGGAAATAGCTGGTTCTCTCCGAAAACTATTTAGGTAGTGCCTCAAGTATCACCATCGGGGGTAGAGCACTGTTATGGCTAGGGGGTCATCGCGACTTACCAAACCATTGCAAACTCCGAATACCGATGAGTGCGAGCTTGGGAGACAGACGTCGGGTGCTAACGTCCGGCGTCAAGAGGGAAACAACCCAGACCGCCAGCTAAGGTCCCAAAGATTGGCTAAGTGGAAAACGAAGTGGGAAGGCTAAAACAGTCAGGATGTTGGCTTAGAAGCAGCCATCATTTAAAGAAAGCGTAATAGCTCACTGATCGAGTCGTCCTGCGCGGAAGATGTAACGGGGCTAAGCCAGTCACCGAAGCTGCGGATATCCGTAAGGATATGGTAGGAGAGCGTTCTGTAAGCCTGCGAAGGTGTCTTGTAAAGGATGCTGGAGGTATCAGAAGTGCGAATGCTGACATGAGTAGCGATAATGCGGGTGAAAAGCCCGCACGCCGTAAGCCCAAGGTTTCCTGTTCAACGTTCATCGGAGCAGGGTGAGTCGGCCCCTAAGGCGAGGCAGAGATGCGTAGCTGATGGGAAGCAGGTTAATATTCCTGCACCGTCGTATGATGCGATGGGGGGACGGATCGCGGAAGGTTGTCTGACTGTTGGAATAGTCAGTTTCTGGTTCATAGGAGGTACTTAGGCAAATCCGGGTACGTAATCCAAGGGATCGGGACGAGCGAACTTGTTCGCGAAGCAATCGGAAGTGGTTCCAAGAAAAGCCTCTAAGCTTCAGTCATACGAGACCGTACCGCAAACCGACACAGGTGGGCGAGATGAGTATTCTAAGGCGCTTGAGAGAACTCGGGAGAAGGAACTCGGCAAATTGGTACCGTAACTTCGGGAAAAGGTACGCCCCGGTAGCTTGACCACTTTACTGTGGAAGGGTGAAAGGGTTGCAATAAACTGGTGGCTGCGACTGTTTAATAAAAACACAGCACTCTGCAAACACGAAAGTGGACGTATAGGGTGTGACGCCTGCCCGGTGCTGGAAGATTAAATGATGGGGTGCAAGCTCTTGATTGAAGTCCCAGTAAACGGCGGCCGTAACTATAACGGTCCTAAGGTAGCGAAATTCCTTGTCGGGTAAGTTCCGACCTGCACGAATGGCGTAACGATGGCCACACTGTCTCCTCCCGAGACTCAGCGAAGTTGAAGTGTTTGTGATGATGCAATCTACCCGCGGCTAGACGGAAAGACCCCATGAACCTTTACTGTAGCTTTGCATTGGACTTTGAACCAATCTGTGTAGGATAGGTGGGAGGCTTTGAAGCGGGGACGCCAGTTCTCGTGGAGCCAACCTTGAAATACCACCCTGGTTTGTTTGAGGTTCTAACCTTGGCCCGTGATCCGGGTCGGGGACAGTGCATGGTAGGCAGTTTGACTGGGGCGGTCTCCTCCTAAAGTGTAACGGAGGAGTTCGAAGGTACGCTAGGTACGGTCGGATATCGTGCTAATAGTGCAATGGCATAAGCGTGCTTAACTGCGAGACCGACAAGTCGAGCAGGTACGAAAGTAGGACATAGTGATCCGGTGGTTCTGTATGGAAGGGCCATCGCTCAACGGATAAAAGGTACTCTGGGGATAACAGGCTGATTCCTCCCAAGAGTTCATATCGACGGGGGAGTTTGGCACCTCGATGTCGGCTCATCACATCCTGGGGCTGTAGCCGGTCCCAAGGGTATGGCTGTTCGCCATTTAAAGTGGTACGTGAGCTGGGTTTAAAACGTCGTGAGACAGTTTGGTCCCTATCTGCCGTGGGCGTTGGAAATTTGAAGGGGGCTGCTCCTAGTACGAGAGGACCGGAGTGGACGAACCTCTGGTGTACCGGTTGTCACGCCAGTGGCATTGCCGGGTAGCTAAGTTCGGAAGAGATAACCGCTGAAAGCATCTAAGCGGGAAACTTGCCTTAAGATGAGATTTCCCGGAGCCTTGAGCTCCTTGAAGGGTCGTTCGAGACCAGGACGTTGATAGGTCAGGTGTGGAAGTGCAGTAATGCATTAAGCTAACTGATACTAATTGCCCGTACGGCTTGTCCCTATAACCTTGACGGTTACAGAGCATTTGCCTGTGTTTGAGTTTTACCAGTAACACCCAACTTACTTCTTCCAGATTAGTAGCCGCGTTGCCCAACCGGGAACGAGACTACGTACAAGTCATGCCTGATGACCATAGCAAGTCGGTCCCACCCCTTCCCATCCCGAACAGGACCGTGAAACGACTTTGCGCCGATGATAGTGCTGCAACCAGTGTGAAAGTAGGTTATCGTCAGGCTGTTATATAGAAAAACCCCCGTCCAGTGATCTGGCGGGGGTTTTTCGCTTTGGGCTTCGCGCTGCTCTGGCGAGCCGCGGCCCTTTTCCAATCATGCATCGTGGTTGTTGCCGAACGCGCGCTGTCAGGCACGTTGCCCCCGGGCCGGCATTCGGCGAGGGCGATCCGCCGCGCCGCCTGACAGCATGGGTTGAATGCAGCAAACCCGTTGTCCACTTCATTTCCCTACCAGATTTTACGCCTGCCGGCGCTCTCCGATCCTCACTGTTGTACAGAATATTTCTTTTGCCAGAGGTCTGCACACGCATGCAAGCCACTGCTATCCTTCGCTGTTAGATATCGTTTTAATAACTATAACGGAGGTATGGATGAGGAAGCATATTGCAGTCGCCGTGGGAATCATGGTGCTGGCCGCACAGGCTCACGCCGCAGGGGTGCGTAGTGAAGTTGCCCGCACCAGCTACGGCGTGGTGCACGTGAAGGCCAATGATTACCGCAGCCTGGGATACGGCGCCGCATACGCCTATGCCGAGGACAACGTCTGCATGCTGGCGGATACCCTGCTGACCGTCCGTGGCGAGCGCTCGCGTTACTTCGGAGGCGATGCCGAAGCCACCGCACCCCGCAACGGCGAATATGGCGCGGCGATGGACCTGTTCTTCAAGTTGCGCAATGAGGACAGCGACTTCTTCTTCAAGGGCTATCTCGACCTCGACCAATTGCGCGCCGGTTATGCCGCCGGTTCCGCCGACGTGCGCGAACTGCTGGCCGGCTATGCCGACGGCTATAACCGCTTCCTTGCCGACCACCGCAGCCGCCTGCCGAAGGCGTGCCGCAACGCGGCGTGGGTCAAGCCCATCACCGTCGACGACGTCTACCTGCTGATCGCGGAAAAGGCGATCCACGCGTCCGGCGAAGTATTCGCAGCGGCGATCGTCGGCGCATCGCGCGATCCGGCAGCCGCGCCACCATCGCTGAACAAGAGCATGCCGGCTGCAATGAAACCCCTGCCGCGCGGCATTCCGGCTGGCGTCGGCAGCAACGGCCTCGCGCTGGGCCGCGACGCGACCGCGAACGGCCGCGGCATCCTGCTGGGCAATCCGCATTATCCATGGACGGGCACCGACCGCTTCTACCAGCTGCACATGACCATTCCCGGCAAATACGACGCGATGGGCGTCAGCCTGGGCGGCCTGCCCCTGGTGTCGATCGGCTTCAACAAGCATCTCGCCTGGACGCATACCGTGACGGCGGCCTATCACTTCACGACGTTCATGCTGACACTGGACCCGTCCGATCCGACCGGGACCACGTATTACTACGACGGCGCGCCGATCAAGATGACCGAGCGGAACGTCACTGTCGACGTGCTGCAGGCCGACGGCACCATCGCGACGAAACAGCGCACGTTCTACTTCAGCAAGCATGGCGCCGTGATCGTCATGCCCGACTCGGGCGTGGACTGGACCGCGCAAACCGCCTTCGTGCTGGGCGATGCCAATCGCTTGAACACGCGCCTGGCGGAACAGTGGCTCGCGATCGGCAAAGCCGACAGCGTCGGTGCGCTGCAGCGCAGCGCCAACGCCATCGCCGGCCTGCCTTGGGTGAACACGATCGCGGCAGACAGCGACGGCAACGCGCTGTACATCGACGCCAGCGTCGTACCGCACGTCGCCACCGAGCGCTTCGCATCCGACTGCATGCTGGCGCCGACGCTGCTGGCCCTGGATGGCTCGCGCAGCGAATGCGAATGGGGCCAGGATCCGGATACGCCCAAGGGCGTGTTTGGCGCGGCGAACATGCCCACGCTGATCCGCCAGGATTACGTGGTGAACTCGAACGACAACTACTGGCTGACCAATGGGCGGGCACCGCTGACGGGGCCGGAGCCATACGGTTACTCGCCGCTGTATGGCACGCCAGGCACGCAGCCAACGCTGCGTACCCGCCTGGGCCTGGTCCAACTGGAAGGCGCGCTGGCGCAGCAGCAGTTCCTGCGGACCAGCGACGTGCACGACCTGCTGTTCTCCAACCGGGTCCACGCCGCCGAACTGGTCCTGCCGGACCTGCTGTCGGCATGCTTCAAGTCGCACGACCTGCGCCTGCTGTCGCCCTGCGCGGTATTGACCGCATGGGACCGCAAGGCCGACGTCGACAGCCGCGGCGCGGTGCTGTTCCGCGAATTCTGGAACACGGTGCGTACCCGTGCCGACCTGTGGGCCGTGCCGTTCGACCCGGCCGACCCGGTCAACACGCCCCGCGGCGTGGCGACGGACGCCATGCCGGCATTGCTGGCGG
Coding sequences:
- a CDS encoding penicillin acylase family protein, which translates into the protein MRKHIAVAVGIMVLAAQAHAAGVRSEVARTSYGVVHVKANDYRSLGYGAAYAYAEDNVCMLADTLLTVRGERSRYFGGDAEATAPRNGEYGAAMDLFFKLRNEDSDFFFKGYLDLDQLRAGYAAGSADVRELLAGYADGYNRFLADHRSRLPKACRNAAWVKPITVDDVYLLIAEKAIHASGEVFAAAIVGASRDPAAAPPSLNKSMPAAMKPLPRGIPAGVGSNGLALGRDATANGRGILLGNPHYPWTGTDRFYQLHMTIPGKYDAMGVSLGGLPLVSIGFNKHLAWTHTVTAAYHFTTFMLTLDPSDPTGTTYYYDGAPIKMTERNVTVDVLQADGTIATKQRTFYFSKHGAVIVMPDSGVDWTAQTAFVLGDANRLNTRLAEQWLAIGKADSVGALQRSANAIAGLPWVNTIAADSDGNALYIDASVVPHVATERFASDCMLAPTLLALDGSRSECEWGQDPDTPKGVFGAANMPTLIRQDYVVNSNDNYWLTNGRAPLTGPEPYGYSPLYGTPGTQPTLRTRLGLVQLEGALAQQQFLRTSDVHDLLFSNRVHAAELVLPDLLSACFKSHDLRLLSPCAVLTAWDRKADVDSRGAVLFREFWNTVRTRADLWAVPFDPADPVNTPRGVATDAMPALLAALRDATAKLHSLGVPLYGRLGDYQTQTRNGRRIGLHGGQGDEDGVYNVLTMATDLTSSGYRDVAWGSSYIQLIGFDNAGPVAKGVLTYGQSVDPLSPYYADQLSLFARKTLVTLPFTEAQIRTDRNYSRKVLTDK